ATCAAATTCTCAGCTGATGTGGCTGGATTTGCAGATGTTTCCAGTTGGTGACACCAACCAaattctttttactaaaaggggttCAGAACTGTGTCAAGCTAAAGAAACTGAAATTTCTGAATATTTAGTGTTGTACAGACGACAGAGCAGAGACGACTTAGCCATGAGCTTGCTAATCTCACCTCGCTCAGTTAATTAATCTTTGGGGTTGCAGGATTGGTGAATACTTAGATTAATCAACACTTTTGTCTCCTCTCAACTGAATACCTGATTTGTTTTTGCGAACAACATGGGTGAAAACTGAACATGTAAACAGGCGACCTCAACTCTACTCTCTTGTTTCTTGTGAGATCATAGCAATGTCAGTTCTTCTTCTGAATGTAtggatgaatgaatgaatgaagtgTTTCGATATGAATTGGATGGAAGATCGTCGGCGAAACAAGGCGGACAGTTCATGGCAGCGAGTTTGCTTCAGAGTCAGATCGACGAGGCCAAGGTCGGCGTCGTCGTCTGTGTGACCATTACATAGTTGAGGCCTCAGGGATGAGCATTCTTTTCTTCTGAATCCACTAGTTCCATAGGTGTAAACTGAACATACGTTCAGTCGACATCCATATGATCCAACCATCAGTACAACCGTAAGACTTGCAGAGAAGCAAGATGGCAACTTCAACACATCAATAGTTCATTTAAAATCAAGGTACATCCAATATGATGAAACAGGCATATGCCGCGACCATTCTTTTATGGGTTGTATATGTTTCTCCTGGCAGTACAAATAATTTTCCCAACTTCAGCTTAAATAATCCAACAATACCTGCACGCTTCATTCGGTAGGGTAGAAACATACAAATTGCAGTACAAGTTTACAACACAGCAAATATCCACTTAAAACTGCCAATATATATTGTGATACAACCCGTATCTTTGGGTAAAGAACTACAAATACAGATACAGAGCAAAAGTACAGAAAACCGATCAAATATATTTAGATGCAAGTCTCAAACAATTCGCTAGCTTGCAGTGAAATTGGGCACTTCTTGTTCACGGTGCATCGTCTCGAGTATTCTGCATCAGGCGAGCCCACCTCACAACCACTTGCACATAAACCTTGTCATATAGCTCATCAATGAACTGAAAGTAGGCAGCCCTCCACGCTCTCTTCATTAACATGGTGCAGAACACTATCCAAAGACCCACCACGAAGCCTATGCTCGTGGCAAGATAAACAGATGACATATGATTTATATCTTCGAGGCTGCTTTGTTGTGCTTCATTTGCCGAACAATTCTTGGAGAGAGGAGGACCACAGAGACCAGGGTTGCCGATGTATATATACATCTGATTTTCAAGTGTTTGTAGCTGTGGTCCAGATGGTATTGCACCTGATAGATTGTTGTATGACAAGTTCAAGTGGCTCAAAGAAGTTAGTGCCGACAAACCTGATGggattgcaccagaaaatatgttgTATGATAGGTCCAGGGATTCCAAATGCTTTAAATCACCGATCTGATTTGGGATTGTTCCTGTCAACTGATTGCTTGATATATTCAAATTGGTGAGGGCAATCAGTAAACTTATCTCCTTTGGGATTTGTCCTGTTAAACTGTTACTGGACAAATCAAGATTCACCAATAGCTTGTAGATTTGGAAGCTATAGTCACGCTTTTGGTCTTTTGTGATTACTGGAATGCTCTCTTCAAAGTTGTAATCCTCTGTAGTGTCCTTGGATATTATGGTCTTCATTGCCTTCAAGTTTGAGAGTGACCATGGTATGCTTCCTGATATATTGTTGCCTGATATGTCCAAATAATGAAGACGGGCAAGGGAAGTGAGATTGCCTGGAATATGGCCAGTGAACGTATTTGATCTCAACCTCAAGATTTGCAGCAGGGGCATTTTCTTGGGTAACCACATTGGTAATCCTCCAGAGAAACTATTGTATGAAAGATCGAGGAATTTTAATTGTGATGCACTTTGAAGAATTTTGGGGAATTCACCGGAGAGATCATTGTTATTCAAGGCTAGACTGAGCATTTGGGAGCCAAACTGATTTTCAGAGTTTGCACCAAACTCCTTGAAGCATTGCATAACATCTCCTGTGAACTTGTTTCCTGATAGGTCCAACCGTTTCAGACTAGTCAATCGGCATAAAGATGATGGTATCATGCCTCCAATCTGATTATTTGCAAGCAACAACTCTTCTAGAAATGGAGCTTTCAGGTCTGAAGACAATGCCCCTGAGAAAGAGTTTGATGATAGGTTCAAGCGGACTATATTTATTGGGAGCAAAGGGACTTGACCTGTAAGGTTGTTCGACCCGAGATATATATGGTCAGCTGCCATGTGTTGTAAATTTTCCGGTAATGAGCCATGCAACTTGTTTCCCGATGCATGCAAGAATGAAGCTCGGGAAAATGTCAACCAGAACCAATCAGGAATAACATCATCCAGGTTTGAATTTCCAAGAACAAGAACATCAATGCCAGTCTGCCATTTGAGCCACTCTGGAAAATGAGGTCCAAGATGGCATGAACGAAAACCTGCGACCTTCAATCTAAATGGAGGAACCCATTTTTGGTTGATAGCTAATTTCAAAGAGTTGTATGACAAGTCTAGATACTCTAAATTCAATAGTCCTGCAAAATCTTCCTCTGTGAGCACACTGTTTAATTTATTATAGCTGAGGTCCAAATACTTTAAGTTGCCCAAACTTGTAGAATGCCTTTTCAAGACCACACCACTGAAGTTGTTGTAGCTGAGGTCCAAAAACTTCAAATTGCCTAAACATGCAAAATGTCCCTCGAAGAGCACGCCGCTGAAGTTGTTGGAGCTGAGGCGCAAACTCTCTATATTACCTAAACTTGTGAAATGATCTTTCAAGAGCACACCGTTGATGT
This portion of the Triticum dicoccoides isolate Atlit2015 ecotype Zavitan chromosome 7A, WEW_v2.0, whole genome shotgun sequence genome encodes:
- the LOC119334193 gene encoding receptor-like protein EIX2; the protein is MSKLTLLIPAKALLLCLLISQAASTSHGQAQPSVSGACVNSERDALLSFKASLFDPAGRLSSWRHGDDCCQWKGVRCSNRTGHVIKLNLRNIDMDTDGYPNMRRSLSLSAGEMSSSLATLQQLRYLDLSYNDFNSTSIPVFMGSLGNLRYLNLSWALFSGIIPSQLGNLSKLQHLDVSWNFGGLQVVDLAWLPRLSLLTHLDMSSVDLSFVEDWVHTFNMLPSLKVLCLFECGLNSTMPGSNLHSKSNLTHLEVFDMSENYFFGTSFKHNWFWNLTSLKELDLFGCGWNGSIPNELRNMKSLQVLNLGWNNLKGLLPTNLENLCDLKVLILDANNINANMGEFLDRLPRCSWNTLHKLSVVETNMTGNLPVWIGNMTNLSVLRAFRNMMTGPLPIGIGALGKLKELDLGYNNINGVLLKDHFTSLGNIESLRLSSNNFSGVLFEGHFACLGNLKFLDLSYNNFSGVVLKRHSTSLGNLKYLDLSYNKLNSVLTEEDFAGLLNLEYLDLSYNSLKLAINQKWVPPFRLKVAGFRSCHLGPHFPEWLKWQTGIDVLVLGNSNLDDVIPDWFWLTFSRASFLHASGNKLHGSLPENLQHMAADHIYLGSNNLTGQVPLLPINIVRLNLSSNSFSGALSSDLKAPFLEELLLANNQIGGMIPSSLCRLTSLKRLDLSGNKFTGDVMQCFKEFGANSENQFGSQMLSLALNNNDLSGEFPKILQSASQLKFLDLSYNSFSGGLPMWLPKKMPLLQILRLRSNTFTGHIPGNLTSLARLHYLDISGNNISGSIPWSLSNLKAMKTIISKDTTEDYNFEESIPVITKDQKRDYSFQIYKLLVNLDLSSNSLTGQIPKEISLLIALTNLNISSNQLTGTIPNQIGDLKHLESLDLSYNIFSGAIPSGLSALTSLSHLNLSYNNLSGAIPSGPQLQTLENQMYIYIGNPGLCGPPLSKNCSANEAQQSSLEDINHMSSVYLATSIGFVVGLWIVFCTMLMKRAWRAAYFQFIDELYDKVYVQVVVRWARLMQNTRDDAP